The sequence tgtgcaaatgtatttagtttcctatccatgtgaacatgatttaagtgggggggggacctaacctcctctagggggatccggggggcatgctcccctgggaagattttttttaaatgttgaagttaaaagcatcaatctggtgcactttgagagcaacattaggagatctatggacacatctctcaacacccaaacacaactgtaagcagattttcttttaatttatggatatttgacaaatcactcccctttcaaactgtattcttctttattaataactgtcatatagtattttatacctgtttactttattctcttattttttttataactataatgatcatataaagatgtgcctttacctcactggttgtagacaaagcttcttatattcgttagcatagctagctaaccagatgctaatgataacaacaaagttattgactgtatgacagatgagcagatcgccactgggctttcaactaaagacacagacacgcagaaactgcggcatgtgtatggactttctgccatttctgaagtgctggagtagcgttctggtgctctccgtcagaactgcacccctgtcagtcgagacatataccacgtgatgacacgttaggctcgtgttgtgttcaaggaccctgatcttggccaggaaaaacaggcacttgcttgtttaattattttgcggtctagatttctttcatttttttattttttgcgtgtgtttataaattacctcgagggccgtaccaaattgtctcgcgggccgtatacggcccggaggccggaggttccccacccctgccgtagagtctcactctgagcgagtgccgctgcagctgctctcggcttcgtccatactaattcattcattcattcattcaatgctcgccggttccgcggttccacattgtttgttgtgaggagtctgatatatttagtatatttatatttgagtgcgacagccaggggtgacaggcgcgtacgcgtcacaggcagcttgctgttgccaaattgggtggttttccgcattattttgaagcctgtttacggtgtgttttaactgggttttcggctgaaaggcatatgaaatctggcacacttttgaacgccgttataatacagtgctgagaatgaacgcacttttgaacgccgttatacagcgctgagaatgaacgcgttctcaattacgttcatctagcggaaatacactATCGAAAGCCTAAAGTGCCACTATTCGCCCGTTTAAAACGCGCGTTTTTCGTAAAAAACGCCCGTTTTTCGCGCGTAAAACGCGCGTTCTCGACGCGTATAAAACGCGCGTTTTTTTAATATGATAATGAGCCCCTCCTTCTGATTTCCATAGCCACTAAGTTTAAAGTGTCTTtaaccaatcagtgaagagtaaagccagaccaaagcaatctgtagTTGAAAAGTTCTCGACATTTTTAGGCTTTGCTGTAAATTGTATATTATTCCAGATTCAGGGATGAAACTAATTTTCCTTTGAATATAATCAATAAATcaaacaatataaaatatatatatataaaaaatacaattgCCTTACCCTTTTCCTTAACCCTATGGAGTATAAGGATATTTTCTCGATATGTAGACGTCTCCTTaaatcactttttaaatgtacttataacatggcaccccatatGTTACTTATCAAAATATTCAGGACActctctggtcttgctagagATGCAagtcactcaccttagagcactgtcttATGAGATACTTAGCTGAAAATGAGAAATCCGATTTTTGGAAAACCATAGGTGAAAACACATTTACTCATCTCATCTATTTTTTGGGGCGTTCTAGATTTGGTTtacaaaagtagtgaaataatatgaattacactataggcctatatagattaaatgaaatgttattcATGTGTAAAATAGTTCCATCCCTCTGCTTTCACCACAGAAaagttacatcaggactgattcatcacttcatattccataccaaggttcatgtgatgtgtacaaatacaaattgagcattagaactttcttttttttcaaccaacaatttatgttattataagaaactgtaaaatctcaatatttacaatatcagaactttttcaaccaactattcattataaatgaatGCCTGTGAGACATGTCATCTCTGAAAATGATTAGACATGCATAACTTCTACAGTGAAGATCGGTCATACTGTAAGTGCAACTTCTGAACACAACACTTTTTCGCAAATGTTTTACAATGCATAATTATTATAAAACCTTGGTTTTAGAAACCGTACCATGTAACAATGGGAACTGTGAGTGAGTGCAACAAAGTGTCTACTCTGGGATGAACAGCTGGGTTCTCAGTTTATTCACTTTTGGGCTCATCTTTTTCCCCTCAAGCTCCATCAATACTTTTTGCACAACTTCAAAAGTGGATTGCAGTTATTTCTGATATCTtaagttcagtcagacaacttacgtgtttctttaacatgtttattagaagcagcatatagttgcgtttggcgattaggctcgggcatcatcactccacagatatacatagcacgatgagtgatgatcaaataactaacccccgagcctacaggtggaagctggggtggtggtggggcagcaaGCAGCAGTGACGTGGAAGTAGCTGCAGCTAtagtagcagcagcaagcaatgcatggagagagatctggcaggttaaatagagcagcatattaaggagactctgtttggttggttggttgtagagtggcaagggggctttatgtatgaatgcagcgtaagtgctcgagttgactgcctgcacTAGCTCGCAGGCATTTCAGTGCGTATATGAGCCCGAAGAGCATGGCAAAAGCTGTCGCAACCCAGGGCAAGGCGCTGAGGACCTCTGATTCTTCGATGAGAACCTTGACGTCTTTGGGTCGATGAAACTGATCCTCTTTCCCAGTGACAAAGGTTTCCATTGTTGCCTGCCTCAGCGTCCTGCATATCATGCAAAAAAAGGGGAATGGATGAGGACCACAGAGTGTAGTTCAACAGGCCTGAGGCGCAAATGTTTCCCCAAGATTGCAGCTACCTTTTACAAATACAAGATTAGAGTGGATAGATGAAAAGGAAAGTTCTCAGTTCAGTCGGCTCAAGAGGTCATCACAAATGACTATCTTTCTAACCAAGCAGTTATTTGCATGcagtacaaatatgttttcttttaTGAACAAACTTCTTGTGAGTGAGAGGTCTTACCTGGAATTCTTTGATGAGATGGTCAACAGGTTCACCCAGGTAGACCATTAGAGATTTGAGGATGCATGCTCTTCTGATGGCGATGTCCACAGTCTGAGTaagaacagatatatatataataaatcaaATGCAAGAAAAAGGACGATTCAGCCACTGATCCCACAGATAAAAAACTCATTCATAGATACCTCATCCAAAACCTGCAAGATCCCGGTGGTCTTCTGTTTCACAACTCCTCCCCTGCTCCTGATGACCTGCGGCAGTTTGGTGGAGTGTTTGTCCAACTGCGCCAAGAACTTTGTCTCCAATGGAAATGTTGTTATGCGCATGAACTCAGCATTTACCTAGAAAATATAAGCAGCATAGAAAACAAAAAATACTGAGAATTTATaatacacatattttttataaaGAGCCAACGGTTTGATTAAAAGTACTCCAAGTCAGCTTGTATGAAtgtaacatttaaatgaattaatccaCATATTGAAaaccaccaccaaataaagacACTAAGAGTAATAGATGTAAAGCTTATATTGTGATATATATTCAAAAATAAACGTCAACATATTTGCCTTGGCTGTCTATAGTTGTTAGTTAGTTGGGCCCTCATTTCTTCTCCACTACAGGCTTACAATCAAGGTGTTCATCAAAATAATTACCTCTTCCATGTGAAAAAGTGCAGGCCACCGCTCCAAGAGGTCTTCAATGCTTGGCCTCTGATGCACTATTTCTTGTCTTCGGTATCCAAACGCCTTCGCCATCTTTTCTTTTATTGATTGCCGGTTGTTTCTTTTCTGTTGTTCTGCCAAAAGGGAAATTGTCTCTTGCTCCATGCTTTCTGGAGTCTCACCAATCGACAAGGATGCAAAATGGTTGGCCTCAGCTCGCCTGGCTCTCTTTAAATTCTTCGCAGGGTAGGACTCTTCTTGAGACTTGGTCTTCAACGAGTTCACAGCAAGCTCTGCAGATGATTTGAGCTTGGTGTCAGTCTAGATTGGTTCTTTGTGTACTCTACATTTCCTCTCTGTAATTGACATTCTGTGTCATAGGAGAAGACcgggataggaaacactttaGGCCACTGCTGTGTTCTTAATGATTCCGAGGAAGAGCCGCTAAGTAGTACTGTGTCATCGGTATTCACAGATTCAGAGGAGTCTTCACTGTACAGTCCACTTGTAGGGGTACTATTTAAATGGTATCTCAACTGGGTACAAGACCACAGTTGGAGAATCGGAGTCTAATCCGACAACTTTGATCAATGTTAAATCTTTAATCGCATGTGTAGATGTAAGATTAACAAATGTGTTCCCAAAATCAGTGTCCAATCCACATGAATTCTTGACCTCCTCAATGAGCTCTTCCATTGAGTTGGGAATCCCATTTCGAAGCTCCAGTCTGACGCTGTTGTGGTCGTTCAAGATGATCAGCAATCGAACAGGTGGTTCAATATCAGCCATGGCGCTCTAAGAGAAAGAGAAATAGAGAGATGTGAAGAGGGAATTAATGAAATGCAGGTGTACACTCAATACATTCTTTCTTTTCAAATTGCATTGTACTTtacaaagtattacatacaaagttcatatatatatatatatatatatatatatatatatatattagggctgtcaaacgattacatttttttaaatcagattaatcacagcttaaaaatgtattaatcatgattaatcaccattcgaactatgtccaaaatatgccatttctttatgtatattgttgtgggaatggaaagataaatgaaagaaggcggatatatccatttaacattgttctgtgtgtcaaaatgaaagacagcccactaaAATTCGTTACTCAAAGCCTATACTTTATTTTAGGACAGTGGTCAACATTTTGGTGATGTAAAAATATATAACACaatgttgtaaactcaagttacATTTACAATAACTTTATCAATTGAACtcgaaaattaaaatataagtcGCTCGTCAATATGAAAGAAACACACTTACTCTGTCCTTAAATTGACGTTTAACACCAGAATTTCTACTCTGGTAATACATACAAATTTATAGTCTTATCTATTTATTTACAATATAAAACACGCAGCCCGCCTGTTCATACTGTTTACAGGCCACCAAGCCTCAGTTAAGAAAAGGTAAAGTTAATATACTTAATGTTTGTCTGAGTATATTTACCTTTGAATCTGGCCATGACTCATGCTGGTAGACCGCTAACGCTAGCATTCTTTATTCAGACATTGACTTTAGCCTGTAGTCATGGGTGGGTAGTGTTTTTACAGTCCACTAGCTCAGTTAAGAACATTTAACGTTACAGTTAATGTTGTGTTGAGAAATATATGCTCTGCTGAGTGTTCTTCACTGGATAATGCGTGGTCTGAATAAAGAATGCTAAACGTTAGCGCATGCTAAACATTAGCACAAGCTAAACGTTAGCGCATGCTAAACATTAGCGCAAGCATACGGCAACCCAAatgggacacttgacacagtggcctttggcaaagcagaaaaagaacacccgacaatattaatctgaacgagagagattagttagttagttattgttattacaacgtgacttctctattatttaacaactctttttattgggttcttttattttgggttaagtagattgtcagaataagtgagaaattgatttaacttctgttagacagctatcatactgaataaatatttacagtgaatgtatgcaaaaatataTGGCATTAATAATGTATAATCTAATTACATTAACTGTGAatgtttcattttatttcaaatgaaataaaattaCATGAACAAGTTGATTCAAGAATAAATCTCTGTTATTAGATCAATACTTTTCTTATATGACTATTATTGCTACATTTGAAAGGTCTTTACCAGTTTtggaattatatatatatagcaccttcTGCCATCCCATCTCTACTGACAATCATTAACACTtagattttatatttatattcactGTTGGATGctggacctaagattttcaacgacataattactctgttGCTATGTTAGATCATTACCCAGTTTTCTCTATCATCAACACAAATAGGAAGTGAGTATATTTTCCAGGTGGTGCTTTGGTAAAGCAGACTGGGAGAAATGTAGAATTTTCTGTAAGGAGTCAGCACAATTGTTAGCATTAGAAGGAAGTATAGAGGAGtgctcaaatcaaatcaaatcacaaTGCACATTAAAGAAGCAGCAAATAAAACTATACCAAAAAGAACAACAGAGGATAGGAAGAAAGTGGTGCCGTGGTGGAATGAGGAATGTAGCAGAGCtattaaagaacaaaacaaggtATTCAGTAACTACAGACATAGCATTAACATCACACTTGTGTAAATGGATGGAGAAGATGACATATAGCCATGTCTTAGAACAAAGAGGGTTGCTGAGTAATTTCCAGACTGGTTTTCGCAAAGGAAGATCCACAATGCTTTGGTTAGAGTGATCAATGAGGTGGGAATACAGTGTGAAGACACTGAAAATGAAAGAGGTTATGGCAATAGTATATTTTGACATTGAAAAGGCTTATGACTCTATGTGGAGGGATGGGTTACTCATCAAATTAAGTGACAGGTGACAGTAACAGTGACAGTAACAGGATCATGGCTCAGACAGGAAATTCAGAGTTCAAGTAGGGGCAGAGGTTTCGAAAGACTTCAATATAGAAAATGGTATTCCCCAAGGGAGTTCAATCAGCGTGGTATTATTTAACATTATGATAAATGACATATTGACTAAGTTGGACGGATGCATCAAACCTGCGTTGTAGATGACGGGGACATATGGATAAGGGGAATAAATGTTCCAGAAGTGGTCATACAACTGGGGTTTCAAACTGTCAGCAAGCACATCTTGCTTCAtgacatttacaaataaacgcaAGATGGAGACTGAGAAGCTTACAGTATATGGAAAGCCGATGAATGAGGTCAATGCATTTCAATATCTGGGGCTATggttagatagtaaatgtaccATGGAAAACCCATattaaacatttggaaacaaaatcccaaaaagttttgaacTTATTAAGAGCAGTGGCTGGATGAGACTGGGGGGCAGACAAACAGGCACTAATTGACATCTATAGGGCAATTATGAGGACAACTCTGGATTACGGGTGTATAATATATGCAGCAGCAGCAAAAACGTCATTACTAAATATTTATAGATTACAATATAAAGCGATACGGTTGTGTATAGGTGCAATTAAGTCAATAATTATCACAATTACCTCAAAATATACACAGATGGTTCTAAGAACAAGAGTGTGTTGGAGTTGGTATATATATCCCAGACTTTAAAATATTGATTTCAAGAAGAACGTCAGATCAATTATCACTCAGTGTGCAACAGAAATGCTGGCTGTAATAATAGGATTACAGTGGGTTGAAGAGGTCAGACCAGATAGGGTGGTGATATGCACAGATTCATTATCCATTTAAAAAAGTATACagtcaacaacaactgtcagaGAAGAATTACTCATAGAACTTAATCTAGGAAATCATGATAGCTAGACTCAGACTGGATCACACAGCATTGAATGTTACTCTATGTCATAGGAActgtggatttaaaaaaaatgtggaaCATATCATATTACACTGCAACATGTAcaaaacagagagggaaaaacTAAGAGACAGGGGTCAGAGATGCAGGGAAggggagtggagcctgatggggatactgggaacagaaggtgagggggtaagagcTACCAGGAGGCCATTCTTAAGTATTTGAGTGAAAAAGGATTGATTGGAAGAATTTAAAACAACGTAAACACGTGTATAATTCCACAAGTGCTGATAGGATGATTATGTTGATAAACACGCTCTTGTAGCAGTAgggggcggtatgcaccttaaagttgtttgcaatcccgCCAAAagaccgagagaagaagagagaagaacgattatacatccatggaacGACCAGACACATGGGCAGCAAcgttccctctgcttcattaaTTCTCTCCTGTTCAACGGGTTAGTAGTGTGGACAACCGATTATGTTATATTTCGATCTAAGAAGTGTGTTTGAAAACTGTTTTATGTGTAGTTTAATGTCATTCTGTGAGCTACGCCACTAGCGTGTGCTAATGGCGTCCGCTAGCTTCTTTAGCACAGGCTGTTGCCCCCCTGAATAATGAAACATGTTACCATGTGTATGACTCCCGTGCACTAGTCTGGCTTACATTTAAAGTTTATTCTGTTTGTATAAATATGTGAAATGCTGGTCTGAGGGTCATAATTGttcatattatttaaatgataaaggcGCTAATGCTATGCTAATGGTGGTGCCTGTACAACATAGCCATGTTAAAGTGACTACAGGTCAACCGGAGGGTGTGTTATCTTGTAATCGCTGTATTATATACTGTAAAATGAAAAAGGCTTTAGAATCCttcatgaaaagtcataatatgGCATGTGGATTTATGTCCATTTTGATTAGAAGACAAATATGTCCATACGGTTATTTTGATATGCTAAATGTATGTTTACATTCTCAGTTAGCGTCAGGCCTCACTGAGGCGAAGTATTGAGGTAGAAAGCTGGTGAGCGCCTATTTCCTGCTGTCATTATATTCTGTTTGCACAGATAATAAACCTGGTTGGCACGAAGGAAGTCGTTTTCATTCGACACAACGCAGAGATACATTGGCGTCAATCCAGACCGGTTACACAAAGAATGATTAATAAATAGAGAAAAACAGAATAATTTGTAAGTGATTTATTAATTTGTTTAATACATTCTGGCTAGAACGACCACACAGAcgcagcaactttccctctgcttcattccTTTTCTCCCTGATCAACAGGCTATTATCTGATTAccagctctgcacagcggacttgtaacactagcagcagtggagatggagcatcagaacctggaggCTTCGACTCtcctgaagaagaagaatacagcaacaaggatccatttgaagataggtaaatattacagtaatagtgtacttgcattgtgtgggtgtaaaggtgtaactttggtttgataagtgggggggggacacaGAACAGGGGgcaatgaaacattttctcaatttaattccatttcctgcctttctacaaatatattagggactatagtgttaacaaatccaagaaaaatgtgtagtgtatataatcagtgtgcacacttatctagtatcctatccatgtgaacctgttttatttgtgatgacctcacatcctctaggggggtactagtatatatatttcaatcatcaaaatccatTAGAATATGCTCACAAGCAATAACACATATCATAAATCataaacaagcatgtcatcacaacgacgtggccttgaagtgaagttggtaatggccggctgctgcgtctttctctgtaacctctttggcgtgcttcgcactcaaatgcgaacgcattgttgaggttgagctgtgatagaccaacgtcttttcgcagagcttgcatttaacttcctttggacttgtaagttcgaagtagttccacggaGGAGGAActtttttacctgccgctttgttcatctttagtcgcacgtgtgagggagagggggggtgggggcggtgtgtagctgctgcagcagcagctgctctgcacgcaggcttcctccaagtttacagtaaaacaaactggtggtgtgaccaatggccatttacaattattaatactattactattattagcatatagaAACGTAGAAACAGATGGAGAAACCAGTTCCCAGCTGACAAAGCAGTTAAATAGCGGTCTCAAAAACGAGTTAATTCAGTGTACTCCTTTGTCCTGGCTGCTACACCTCCTCGGACGCAGAAACCGCTGtaagtaataatcttgtttaattacttctctatttcagttattctactctgtataattgttctgtagttgttgtagctaaaagggcacttttgagagaatttaaatctcagatctgtccACGTGAAACTGTCACTGCGTCCAGTTTCTGTCTGGGCTCCATTTAAATACGCACCCCTCTGCattgtcgcccatcagctgttgaGAGTT is a genomic window of Pseudochaenichthys georgianus chromosome 21, fPseGeo1.2, whole genome shotgun sequence containing:
- the LOC117466273 gene encoding uncharacterized protein gives rise to the protein MEQETISLLAEQQKRNNRQSIKEKMAKAFGYRRQEIVHQRPSIEDLLERWPALFHMEEVNAEFMRITTFPLETKFLAQLDKHSTKLPQVIRSRGGVVKQKTTGILQVLDETVDIAIRRACILKSLMVYLGEPVDHLIKEFQDAEAGNNGNLCHWERGSVSSTQRRQGSHRRIRGPQRLALGCDSFCHALRAHIRTEMPAS